The Jiangella alba genome includes the window CTTCACCAGACCCTCGATGGCGCCGTTGACGGCGGCGAACGCCGACAGGCCGACGGCCGGCTTGCGGTAGAGGAAGCCGGAGAACAGCAGCACGGAGCCGTCGGACGGCAGTCGCGGCAGGACCGCGCGCACCGCGCGGTACTGCCCCCAGAACTTGGTCTCGAAGAGGTCGCGGACGGCGTCCTCGGGCACGTCCGCGAACGGACCGGCCACGCCGCCGGCGGCCGCGGTCACGAGGTGGTCCAGCGGCCCGGCCTGCTCCAGCGCGGAGTCCAGCGCGGCGCCGTCGCTCACGTCGGCCACCAGGTACGAGGCCCGGGGCCCCAGGTCCGCCGCCGCCTCCTTCAGGCGGGCCTCCGTCCGGCCGATCAGCGTCACCGTTCCGCCCCGCCCGACCACCTCGGCGGCGATGGCGGCGCCGATGCCGCCGCTGCCTCCGGTGATCGCGACCCGCTTGCCCGCCAGCGTCATGCGCCGTCTCCCTCGCTCGGATGGATGCTCCGAGCGCTTCAGCGGCGGTAGCCGGCCCGTTGTTCCAGCCGGGCGACCCGTTCGGCCATCGGGGGGTGGGAGGCGAACAGCTTGGCGATGCCGGTCTGCTGCAGCGGGCTGGCGATCATCAGGTGACTGGTGGCGACGATGTCGCGCTCGGGCGGCAGCACCAGCCGCCGGGTGCTGGCGTCGAGCTTGCGCAGCGCGGCGGCGAGGCCGAGCGGGTCGCCGGTGATGCGGCTGGCCTCGGCGTCGGCCTCGTACTCGCGGGACGGGGTGACGGTGGCGCGGACGACGGCGGCGGCGAGCGGGCCGAGCACCGTCAGCAGCGCCCGCCCCACCGGCCCGGCCCGGCCACCGACGACCATGACGATGCTGGCGACGGCGCCCGCGGTGGACGAGACGACGGTGTCGCCGCGGCGGACGTGCGCCAGTTCGTGCCCGATGACGGCGCGCAGCTCGCGCTCGTCGAGGAGGTCGAGGATGCCCTCGGTGCAGCAGACGGCGGCGTGGGCGGGGTCGCGGCCGGTGGCGAAGGCGTTCACGGCGCGGGTGGGGCTGACGTACAGGCGCGGCATCGGCACCCGCGCCCGTGCCGTCAGTTCCCGCACCACGCGGTGCAGCACGGGCTGCTCGGCCTCGCTGACGGGGTAGGCGCGCATGGCCCGCAGCGCGATGGCGTCGGAACGCAGCACCACGTAGCAGTTCAGCCCCACGACCACGACCGCCGCCACGAACAGGCCGGCCGGACCCAGCCACGAGCCGGCCAGCAGGGCCAGACCCGACAGCCCCGCCAGCAGCAGCACGGCCTTCACACGATTGCG containing:
- a CDS encoding SDR family oxidoreductase; amino-acid sequence: MTLAGKRVAITGGSGGIGAAIAAEVVGRGGTVTLIGRTEARLKEAAADLGPRASYLVADVSDGAALDSALEQAGPLDHLVTAAAGGVAGPFADVPEDAVRDLFETKFWGQYRAVRAVLPRLPSDGSVLLFSGFLYRKPAVGLSAFAAVNGAIEGLVKALAVEAAPVRINALSPGRIDTLGGGEPMPDDARREYVAMAGREATLGRIGTAAEAAHGAVFLLESSYTTGVTLDVDGGLR
- a CDS encoding M48 family metalloprotease, which translates into the protein MDVQRNRVKAVLLLAGLSGLALLAGSWLGPAGLFVAAVVVVGLNCYVVLRSDAIALRAMRAYPVSEAEQPVLHRVVRELTARARVPMPRLYVSPTRAVNAFATGRDPAHAAVCCTEGILDLLDERELRAVIGHELAHVRRGDTVVSSTAGAVASIVMVVGGRAGPVGRALLTVLGPLAAAVVRATVTPSREYEADAEASRITGDPLGLAAALRKLDASTRRLVLPPERDIVATSHLMIASPLQQTGIAKLFASHPPMAERVARLEQRAGYRR